Proteins encoded together in one Quercus lobata isolate SW786 chromosome 3, ValleyOak3.0 Primary Assembly, whole genome shotgun sequence window:
- the LOC115980760 gene encoding uncharacterized protein LOC115980760, whose translation MAPLKAPGPDGMPPLFYQHFWGTMNQEVTSTILTWLNSSNLPHPINHTFITLIPKVKNPVLVSEYRPISLCNVLYKIFSKVLANRLKKFMPELITKHQSAFAKNRLISDNVLVAFETLHCMKNHNSGKTGFMAVKLDMSKAYDRVEWDYLQKLMENMGFCTRIFKARFFPHCSFMEAKESTTGSYAWKSILKGREVIKMGSRFQVGNGKNIKIWQHHWLPIKHPPLVTSPIIESMEDATVDCLIDENTGKWDAEMLDGVLNLAEVELAKKIPLARSQTEDSLIWPFTANGQYNCKSGSHFLKDLETGAKGGTQPDLDKKIWKSILSLEIPNKYKNFLWHACRDSLPTKANLTRKTIIPNPICDRCASMAEDTLHALWGCSGLNVVWDDERWSFRSREVFTDFKQLYGWLLEKGKPLHLFAIQDLKHAAQERWNEIRSSNPLPNPIRPQPKPKWSIPPLNKYKINYDGAISKADNKAGIGVVVRNCNGEVMASLIQQLEQDFQPVEVEAIAACRAVEFGSEIGVDCAIVEGDSEVIVKALRNNDNGLTPFAPLIDDASLFSGLFSELSYSYIKRDGNKVTHSLVRLALTTPGCTVWMKDVPSRTLPFVPADLAAR comes from the exons ATGGCGCCTTTAAAAGCACCAGGACCGGATGGGATGCCACCACTTTTCTACCAACACTTTTGGGGGACGATGAACCAAGAGGTAACATCTACAATTCTTACTTGGCTGAATTCAAGTAATTTGCCTCATCCAATAAATCATACTTTCATCACCTTAATCCCAAAAGTGAAAAATCCTGTATTAGTTTCTGAATATCGCCCTATAAGTTTATGTAATGTGTTGTACAAGATATTTTCCAAAGTTCTtgcaaatagattgaaaaaattCATGCCAGAACTTATAACTAAGCATCAATCTGCTTTTGCAAAAAATAGGCTTATTTCAGATAATGTTTTAGTTGCTTTCGAGACTTTACATTGTATGAAAAATCATAATTCAGGAAAAACAGGTTTTATGGCTGTCAAGCTtgatatgagcaaagcatatgatagggtggagtgggaTTATTTACAGAAACTAATGGAGAATATGGGATTTTGCACAAG AATATTCAAGGCAAGATTTTTCCCTCATTGTTCATTCATGGAAGCCAAGGAATCGACAACTGGGTCAtatgcttggaaaagcattttGAAGGGAAGGGAGGTCATCAAAATGGGATCAAGATTTCAGGTTGGGAATggaaaaaacattaaaatatggCAGCACCATTGGCTTCCCATTAAACACCCACCTTTAGTTACTTCTCCAATCATTGAGTCTATGGAGGATGCCACGGTTGACTGTTTAATAGATGAGAACACAGGGAAATGGGATGCTGAAATGTTGGACGGAGTTCTTAATCTAGCAGAAGTTGAACTTGCAAAGAAGATTCCTCTTGCCCGAAGCCAAACTGAAGACTCTCTGATTTGGCCTTTCACGGCAAATGGACAATACAATTGCAAATCCGGATCTCACTTTCTAAAGGACTTGGAGACCGGGGCTAAAGGAGGCACACAACCGGACTTGGATAAAAAAATCTGGAAAAGCATTTTGTCATTGGAGAttccaaacaaatacaaaaattttttgTGGCATGCATGCAGAGACTCTCTCCCAACAAAGGCCAACTTGACCAGAAAGACAATCATTCCAAACCCAATCTGCGATAGATGTGCTTCAATGGCAGAGGATACATTACATGCTCTTTGGGGCTGCTCTGGTTTAAACGTGGTTTGGGATGATGAAAGATGGAGCTTTCGGTCAAGGGAGGTCTTCACTGATTTCAAGCAACTATACGGATGGTTATTGGAGAAGGGGAAGCCGCTTCATCTCTTTGCTATCCAA GACCTGAAACATGCTGCACAAGAACGCTGGAATGAGATCAGATCAAGCAATCCTCTGCCAAACCCGATCAGACCACAGCCCAAGCCAAAATGGTCAATCCCACCACTGAACAAATATAAGATAAATTATGATGGAGCAATCTCAAAGGCAGACAACAAAGCAGGGATTGGAGTGGTTGTTCGCAACTGCAATGGAGAGGTAATGGCATCCTTAATTCAGCAATTGGAGCAAGATTTCCAGCCTGTGGAAGTGGAAGCCATTGCTGCGTGCAGAGCAGTGGAGTTTGGCAGTGAGATTGGAGTGGACTGTGCTATTGTGGAGGGTGATTCAGAAGTGATAGTGAAGGCTTTGAGGAACAATGACAATGGATTGACTCCTTTTGCACCACTGATAGATGATGCCTCTTTATTTTCGGGTTTGTTTTCAGAATTGTCATACTCTTACATTAAGAGAGATGGCAACAAAGTTACTCATAGTTTAGTTAGGCTAGCTTTGACCACACCAGGTTGTACTGTGTGGATGAAAGATGTCCCATCTCGCACTTTACCCTTTGTTCCGGCTGATTTGGCCGCGCGttga